A genomic window from Daphnia carinata strain CSIRO-1 chromosome 9, CSIRO_AGI_Dcar_HiC_V3, whole genome shotgun sequence includes:
- the LOC130697286 gene encoding uncharacterized protein LOC130697286 has translation MSETQGIIEDPTKREPTTAIKTAESGPVHDGGSIGVISRPTKEEAEMALQIAEAGPNHHGGNLSHDPSIPNLTQSRGLWKREHTTLSTRIHDCIRQHRQGIRLSKGQLGIWRIELVRLFDSTMELHEKYVETVTNLPGKRRAECERWEVQFTTDHQSVLSEIDQHLASRSIASSSLASSVIINSTVAKASLKETSTVSVRIQQLETQARQTQDVLNRHGELLSDIVNDIKKSSLQAKRQSESLHAIEKILQSIHEVNEKSLATAEKKMDIRLKSAMGQMVEENESSSKKVEEKLEAIQKNSESQSKELERLKCLVQQTCAKMSRQCPEGENVSSQVRLDTSMQGMLSQRREALGWPQGITPSSPPRAVNFLEQCRKAATTGEQMDSIGATIDMSNDPSFSCQQQPQGDPKSDSSLICQLVNSLKMSALPPLTITKFDGNPLNYQMFKSKFMTLYHNRCSDNGIRLAHLQELLATHVLNSVSDCVHDPSKYEVVWHRLDQEYGHTTIMAQTHLNNLLRLPSVQPNDSAILKTFSNKLHGAVSALSTSGLASELESLGNLMHVVTKLPKTLRERWGGKVMKMHPAVPSIVDLNDWLTLQSKGSDFAKLMAGPSALPPPPVAPKRNGKGYPTPYVSTINHVTTSTAETNFPQTKGGGLRVSPPNTTSFSQTRGNSTSFVCRGAIHKIEECNAFKQMSPTQRAETVFKAGWCLRCLTGRHTSRTCRFKSIQCTVEGCKYPGHSTLLHGSEFSTRTKTSTSSDHKTTPESKPSRRVTFDDKVDEAFLGAVSRTGLDTPRRVLFKIVPVRLQHGERVFDTFGFLDSGSDSTLIRSDVARTQLGLAGPTTKINVTSYDGGVTPINAHIVDFVISSRDGSTSFQARRAYAVENLQVAQNPTFSDVQAKAFPHLQGLKLPEVQSDQVTILIGLDVADAHDHSESRKPMDGSTGPVAFKTPFGWCLGGKVGPQSEQEQPSHYVAHITSREEDRNLSELVERFWRLESKDSVQPPTLLSAEDRRGEEILKRTSRYIRNHHQIGLMWKVDNPELPDNRSMALSRLFQIERRFKRDPSYAKRYDDVIQEYINLGHARLLSIEEAKERTPKTNYMPHHGVQSLTSSTTKTRVVFDGSAECEGTSLNKNLLRGPNYLINLLGIILRFRKHQIPISSDIEKMYHQVLVPDEDQDAFRFLYRSPNSTSPPLTYRMTVHVFGAVSSPSTCLFALNKTAEDNRTKFPDAAASVKTSFYVDNYLDSFESEDEAIKRARQLKELLQLGGFNLTK, from the coding sequence ATGAGTGAGACCCAAGGAATCATCGAAGATCCTACCAAAAGGGAACCTACAACGGCCATAAAAACCGCTGAGTCGGGGCCGGTTCATGATGGAGGAAGTATAGGAGTCATCTCAAGACCCACCAAGGAAGAAGCTGAAATGGCCTTACAAATCGCCGAGGCGGGGCCCAATCACCATGGTGGAAATTTGAGTCACGACCCATCAATTCCCAATCTCACTCAATCACGAGGTCTATGGAAGAGGGAGCATACCACGCTGTCGACCAGGATCCACGACTGTATCCGCCAACATCGTCAAGGCATTCGTCTCAGCAAGGGCCAATTGGGCATCTGGCGCATCGAACTCGTACGACTGTTCGATAGCACCATGGAACTCCACGAGAAATACGTGGAGACAGTTACCAATCTGCCTGGTAAACGCCGAGCCGAGTGTGAACGCTGGGAAGTGCAGTTCACGACAGACCACCAAAGTGTACTGTCAGAAATCGACCAACATCTAGCATCGCGGTCGATTGCATCATCATCACTTGCATCGTCAGTCATTATCAATTCAACAGTGGCGAAAGCAAGTTTAAAAGAAACTTCGACTGTATCTGTAAGGATCCAACAGCTCGAAACCCAAGCTCGCCAGACTCAAGATGTCCTAAACCGACATGGGGAGCTTTTATCAGACATTGTAAATGACATCAAGAAGTCATCTCTGCAAGCCAAACGGCAAAGTGAGTCGTTACACGCGATCGAGAAAATTCTACAATCGATCCACGAGGTAAATGAAAAATCTTTAGCAACTGCcgaaaagaagatggacaTTCGACTCAAGTCTGCGATGGGCCAAATGgtggaagaaaacgagtccagTTCAAAGAAAGTTGAAGAGAAACTAGAAGCTATTCAGAAAAACAGTGAATCGCAGTCCAAAGAACTCGAAAGGTTAAAATGCCTTGTACAACAGACGTGTGCAAAAATGTCTAGACAATGCCCCGAGGGTGAAAATGTCTCATCCCAAGTTCGCCTAGACACGTCTATGCAAGGCATGTTGTCTCAACGCCGCGAAGCTTTAGGATGGCCGCAAGGCATTACCCCATCCTCACCACCACGAGCAGTCAACTTCTTGGAACAATGCAGAAAGGCCGCGACAACGGGCGAGCAGATGGACAGCATAGGGGCAACTATCGATATGTCTAACGATCCATCGTTTAGCTGCCAGCAACAGCCACAGGGGGACCCAAAATCTGATTCTAGTCTCATCTGCCAACTTGTTAATTCTCTGAAAATGTCAGCACTTCCACCTCTCACAATCACCAAGTTTGACGGGAACCCGCTAAACTACCAAATGTTCAAGTCGAAGTTTATGACGCTGTATCACAACCGATGCAGCGACAATGGAATTCGACTAGCGCATCTACAGGAGCTGCTTGCTACGCATGTTCTCAACTCGGTATCTGATTGTGTGCACGACCCAAGCAAGTACGAAGTGGTCTGGCATCGACTCGATCAAGAATATGGCCATACCACTATCATGGCTCAAACACATCTAAACAATCTCCTTCGACTTCCGTCTGTGCAGCCAAACGACAGCGCCATCTTGAAGACATTCTCCAACAAGCTTCACGGTGCGGTCTCTGCTCTGTCAACCTCTGGACTCGCGAGCGAATTAGAATCGCTGGGCAACCTCATGCATGTTGTCACCAAACTGCCGAAGACCTTGAGGGAAAGATGGGGAGgaaaggtgatgaagatgcatCCCGCTGTACCTTCAATTGTCGATCTGAATGACTGGTTAACCCTCCAGTCGAAGGGTTCTGATTTTGCAAAGTTAATGGCTGGCCCTTCAGCacttccaccaccaccagTCGCGCCCAAGAGAAATGGGAAAGGATATCCAACTCCCTATGTCTCTACCATCAACCACGTCACCACCTCGACGGCTGAAACAAATTTCCCGCAAACAAAAGGAGGAGGTTTGCGGGTGAGCCCACCCAATACAACCTCGTTCAGCCAAACAAGAGGCAACTCAACGTCCTTTGTTTGCAGAGGGGCGATACACAAAATCGAGGAGTGTAACGCATTCAAGCAGATGTCTCCAACGCAAAGAGCGGAGACAGTCTTTAAAGCAGGCTGGTGTCTCCGATGCCTTACCGGAAGGCATACCAGCCGAACTTGCAGATTCAAATCGATTCAATGCACGGTCGAAGGATGCAAGTATCCAGGGCACTCGACGTTGCTTCACGGTTCCGAGTTTTCGACAAGAACCAAAACAAGCACCTCCAGTGACCACAAAACCACGCCAGAATCGAAACCATCGCGTCGAGTGACTTTCGACGACAAAGTCGATGAAGCCTTCCTTGGCGCAGTATCACGCACTGGACTGGACACACCACGTCGAGTGCTTTTTAAAATCGTTCCTGTCCGTCTACAACACGGAGAAAGAGTCTTCGATACCTTCGGATTCTTAGACAGCGGAAGCGACTCCACCTTAATCCGAAGTGATGTAGCCAGAACTCAACTAGGTTTGGCAGGGCCAACAACGAAGATCAACGTGACATCTTACGACGGAGGAGTTACTCCAATCAATGCTCACATCGTGGACTTCGTCATCAGTTCGCGAGACGGGTCGACTTCGTTCCAGGCAAGAAGGGCGTATGCAGTAGAAAATCTACAAGTCGCTCAAAACCCGACCTTTTCGGATGTACAAGCAAAGGCATTCCCTCACCTGCAAGGCCTGAAGCTCCCAGAAGTCCAATCCGACCAAGTTACGATCCTAATTGGCCTCGATGTAGCAGACGCTCACGACCATAGCGAGTCACGAAAACCGATGGATGGATCGACCGGACCGGTAGCTTTCAAGACGCCATTTGGATGGTGTCTGGGAGGCAAAGTGGGCCCGCAAAGCGAACAGGAGCAACCAAGCCATTATGTAGCTCACATCACATCGAGAGAAGAAGACAGGAACCTTTCCGAACTTGTCGAGCGGTTTTGGAGGCTGGAGTCGAAAGACTCTGTACAGCCTCCTACACTCCTGTCAGCAGAAGATCGAAGGGGAGAAGAGATTCTGAAGAGGACCTCCAGATACATCAGAAATCACCATCAAATTGGTCTAATGTGGAAGGTCGATAATCCGGAATTGCCGGATAACCGAAGTATGGCGCTTAGccgcctttttcaaattgaacgtCGCTTCAAAAGAGACCCCAGCTACGCCAAACGTTACGACGATGTCATTCAAGAGTACATCAACCTTGGCCATGCTCGCCTCTTGTCTATtgaagaagcaaaagagaGAACACCAAAGACAAATTACATGCCTCATCATGGTGTTCAGAGTTTGACGAGTTCgacgacaaaaacaagagtggTCTTCGACGGTTCGGCAGAGTGTGAAGGCACTTCCTTGAACAAAAACCTTCTTCGTGGTCCAAACTACCTCATAAACCTGCTGGGAATCATCTTGCGCTTTCGCAAACACCAAATTCCCATCAGCAGTGACATCGAGAAGATGTATCACCAGGTCTTAGTTCCAGACGAGGACCAAGATGCCTTCCGATTTTTGTACCGGTCGCCGAACAGTACGTCACCACCGCTCACCTACAGGATGACAGTCCATGTCTTTGGAGCTGTCTCGTCGCCATCAACCTGTTTGTTTGCCCTAAACAAAACAGCCGAAGACAACAGAACGAAATTCCCAGACGCAGCAGCCAGCGTAAAAACAAGCTTTTACGTCGACAACTATCTGGATTCGTTCGAGTCAGAAGACGAGGCAATCAAACGGGCCCGCCAGCTAAAAGAACTGTTGCAGCTGGGGGGTTTTAATCTCACAAAATGA